The nucleotide window TGTCAAATTTGTATATGTCTCCtaaatgtaaacttttgttCAAACTTTCATCCAGGTAGACACATGTAAGAAGAAATGTTGATTGTTTTCAAGCATAATGACTCTTGTGGTCTAATGAAGCCTTATCTTACTGGCTGTGACCAAAAAGCAATAACACACAATTCAACACCATTGTTGTCACCCACAATTCAAGATGGCGGCTCACCTTCCCCCGCTCCTGCCTCCACCCCTTACCTTGTAGACCTTTCCGAACGCTCCGTCTCCCAGTTCCCCCTGCGTCTCCCAGCTCTCCTGCGGGTCCAGGTCTCTCTTCAGGTTCTCGTACTGCTTCACTCGCTTCTTCTCTGCTCCCAGGCGGAAGATGCGCATCAGCAGGGACGCCATGGCACCCCTCTCTTGCTCGGCCGCCCCCAACCTCTCCAGGCACCGCTATCCAAACCCCGCCCACCCCCAATCCCAAGGTATGGAGGTGGGTCAACTGCTCAGCCCAACCCCCGTCCCTTCTTCCACACCGGCCCCTCCAGGACCGTCGAGTGACTGAGCGAAGAGTCCAGGACCTGCCGCCGTCCAAAAAACTGTCAAAGGTTTTCAGCTTAGCTGTACACCTCTGTGTGGCTCAGGAAGTTTCTGCGATAACCACatccttgcaaaaaaaaaaaaaaaagagtagaAACAACaccaatttttttcttctttcgtATGAAGCTGAATCTGGTGTCTCATTTGTCAGGTGGAGGGTAActttgtttttcaggttttgcTACTGAGTTTCTAAACAAAttttcatacaaacacatttatacacagaCTCTTTTTGTACTTCTTCTCTTGACTTTATGTCTCAGTTTTTCTATTTGGTACAGTACCATGTTCTAAGTTGACATAGATGAACAGATAACCATATTTAGAATTTAACAAACTGCATTTGTAACTGAAAACTAGAaagctgtgaatgtgtgcatcACTCATTTGATTGTTTGAGACAATCAAACACAATTGTTTGAGGGCAATTATGTTGGATTTCTCTCTGTATCCTGAATAGACTTTAGTGTGTTTTGATGTGGTTGAGTTTTTCTGATGAAGTTGCACTTGTGACCTCACACAGCGGTCCACAGCCATGGCACAATAtggatattgtgtgtgtgtgtgtgtgtgtgtgtgtgtgtgtcctctccATTGACGTACTTAACTCTCACACAGGAAGCACCAAGATGTCTTCAGCAACCTTTGACtaaactgagagacagaggacaaaCAGCAGTGAAGACTGAAACAAAACTAAGCATCAGCTTAGTCAAGCAGTCTAACTGGGTAAAGATATCTGCATTCATTGCCAGAAATGTGTTTCAAACATCTAAATTCTTTGAAGTGTATGAGATAGAAAATCCCCAGAGACTCATCCAGTAACACTGCATGTTAAACAGAAACAATCTGAGTATCAGTCAGCTTGAGCCAAACAGGAAAAGGGCAAGGCAACTTAGATTCACAGCAGATTtctaatgtaatatttttttcttcacagtttCTGCATCGCCATGCTACagtattttctcttttatgACGCGTTGATGTTCCGTCGCTATGTGAGGGCGAATCTCTGCACTATCTCTCTGTTCCGTATCGTATCGTATTGCTTGACTGTAGTAGGCGTACTTTGCTTAACCGTTCTGAAAGCTGTGGATTGCACTTTGCTGACCTTGATATTGTAACTGCTGGTGCGCCAGTGTGGTAAATTGGGCAGAAGACACCTGGGGTATGGATATGATGGATTTTGATAGTTTTGATTGATAAGCTATTctacattttatatatgttgTCCTATGTGAAAAGCCCTGCCGAAGTCCGGTCAGATTATAAAAGGCACCGTCGTACTTGTCAAATGTGTTTTCCGACCGTACAGTGCATGTGGGGATTAGACAGATTCTGTTGGAGGGAACATGGTGGTAAGAAAATTGATCTGCCGACATATGTTCCCTGAGCTATTTTAAAGTCATAGACAGTGTACTACTGATAGAAATAGCATATGGCTTTTTGAACACAGCTGTTCAGTAAGCTGTTCTCACGACGCTGTGTGGCTAACTGCgcatatactgtatgataaTGATGAACTGACACCACCACTTGTGAAGGACTTTCCACTAGCCAGCATTACGACAGCCCAAGAAACCGACGCCTGCGAGTACCTTGAAAATTTCGAGTGCATAAAATATTGTCGActgagaaattaatttcaatcagAAAATGAGACGGACACAATTGACAAATGAcaactttgatttgatttgatattttaatgGCATCAATTTACCCCCAAACTTCCTCTGCAGTATGTATGACCTGACTGCATACAGGAGTTAATCATTCCTGAACCCAGTAATGTGGCGACATATTTCACACACCTCGGCAACGTTCTACTGTGGTAATGTCCAACTTCATTACTTCAAACCATGGATGAACAGAATGTTGACATgggtttttttaaacatctaaTAATGAGGCTGAACATCGTGATAACATTTCTCAAGAGGGAGAAAGTACGGTATGTATCCGAGCTCCAGCTAGTCATGTCTGAGTACAGTAATGCCAGTCTCAAAACCCGACCAATTCGTGGCATTCGGAGCATGTGCGGCGCGCGCTCTGCCGTTCGGCGTGCTGCAACCAAGGGCTACATTGTTTTGAAAAGACTGAGGCACCGGTGGGTTATTTAAACAGAGGCTGCACCTTGATGACCAGAACAGCTTAAAGGTCACCCGGATAACCGAAACATCTGAAcgaaaaagcaattaaaaactCCCGAGCTCCAGGCTATATTACCTTGCAACTTACACaattatcaaaaacaaaatcctcCAAGAGGAATAAAACGTACTAAGCTAGTTcgaatttcaaaggaaaaaaaatggataaaggGGTCTCTACCATTTCATATTTGCACGTTGGTGTAGGATTTACACCTCTCGAAGGGTCATGGAATCAGTATACACCACAAACGATGAGCAtcataataaaattatatgGTTTGTCTGCTTGTTCTATTGGGGGCAGAACATCATCTCCAGTCTTACATGAGAGAAGGTAGGGGTACATGTACAGTCTGTAGTATCAGAGGTAAAACAAAGAGTCTGGAAGGCTTGTTTTGGCTGTCAATGACATTGCATATTCTTTTAACGaagtacaaaaataaaccatttgtGAAGATCTGTTTAACAGTTCAATACAATCAGGAGTGTCCTTGTTGTGCATGTTTTCAGTATGTACAGGATACATATGGCAGCTTCAACAAAGAAAGGTCATGTACACAGTTTTGCCGGATTTGAAAACCTCTGGAGACATGCAAGTCATGGAAATGCGTCCTCCCAATGCTGCATGCTCTTGCCTtccaaaggtaaaaaaaaaaaaaaaaaaccagcaggAAGGAGGACCAAGGAGGATCAGTTCACCTAAAGGCTATCATAACTGCAGTTTTCTGCAGACACAAGAGTTAAGAATGGCCATCACTACACCACTGAGGAAAGTACCACCAATGAATTCTGATATCACAATGAATCAATCAGGAAACTCTTCAGTTTGTGGATGTTCATACACAGCTCCTTGCAAAACCCAAATTTCAGTGGCTGTCCCAGCACTAAGGCAACTATAATTATTCACAAgtatacatgtacacagacacacatatatatatatggcaaaCCGAATTTACCCTCTGTGGTCCATCACGTCAAGAACACAACTGGTATGACAGAGGACTAAGTCTGTTCTCTCTTTTCTGATATTTAGAAGCCGAttctgcatttcacatggcAACATTTTTTGCCCCCAGATTTCTTGCAAATTCAGGCAagttatttacaaaatatgttgtAAGGCCATAGATACAATTCtacattttcttcctttcaataataatttaaaatagttttttgcATTCCTTTCAAAATGGCAATGTGTAAACTTTACAGATTTTGTGCATCTGAGAACCTTAAACTGTGACTTAGTTATGATAGACCTGcacatcattttaataataaagatGACGATAAATGCATACCTACAAGAGGGAACACGCACATAACACATTATGTACACACAAACCGCAGCGCTGCCAGCAGGCAGGGTGCCGGGCGAAGCTTCTTCGTGGCCTTACAGATCTCCAGAAGGAGAAGAGAACGTCAAATTCCCCATCAAAGGAAAATTTACCCGCAAAATTTACAGCTGCAACCTAACAACAAGCATGCCAATCAAAATTGTGTCCTATTTAAACAGGAGTGCTGCGGAACCATAGATTCACAGAACTCCTTGTTATAAGCACCGAGATATGGCACCGCAGATTGTACAAAGCAGCTGTGGTTAAAATACGCTGGACATTGAACAACATACAAAGtatttacaaatatacaaaGCGCAGTTCTGCAATCAGGAGCGAAACCAATCGTTCTTTGAGGGAGGCACACTATAAAAAAAGGCTCTTCCAATTTGTGGGgttgtgtgaaataaaatgtgccaGATCATTTTAAAGCCCCATTCTGTTATGTGCTAAATGCTGTCtaacattttagaaaaagaTGATACAAAAgccattttttgatttttgcaaCCATTAAAAAATGGAGCTGCTTTTTCTTTGATGGACTGAAACAGATGTACTACCACCATCGACTGGGACTATTTTGTTTGGCTTATCCCCCTCTGGTGGTAAAACCTTGCTACTACGGGAGGTGCTAACTCAGTGAATGAGTCAGTCAGCTGGTGAGGGATGCCACTGTTGCTCATGCTGCTTCGTCAAAACagccagaaaacaaacagctgaaagGAACATGGGGGAGGAGTGTCTCGCACACAAAGTGACTCTCGGCTTCGCTGCCGGAACCTGATGGGACCAAATCAGTCGTGGGCGGTTGGCAGCCAGGAGCACGCTTCTGCCTGTGCAGTATGGCTCCTGATCTCTGGCCTCTTGGGAAATGCGCTCTTCTGGTTGAGAGTTGGGGCTGACGGCCGCCTAGTCCCGGagtgcaaggggggggggggggggggggggggggggggggttgacccTTAGTGTGTGTCTCTTTCAGTAGCAGCATGGAACAGTGCAGTGAATCAAAGGAGCTCCCTGCCGTCTTCTCTTCGGCCAGGACAGGACAGGATGGTCCCACCCCGACTCTCCTACCCCCTCACATCCCATTGGCAGACATCTTCTTAGCTGCGTGGGCCATCTCAGCATTTTTCGCCTGATTGGAGGACAGGATGAGGCCAAATGACCCAAATCAGCAAAATACATCATTGCACATTCTCTGCTACAGAGGCAAGCAATCCTAGTGTTGAAGTGCCACAGATGTTTCTGGCGTTATCACCTGAGCTCTTAATGACAGACTTAGAGAAATCACAATGCTAAATTCATGCAGTATGCTGCTCTGGTAGAGTCATGCTGAATGGGAAAACGTTCAACCTTAAGAGAGCTAGTTCAATATATAAATTAAGGTAGAACTTCCTTGTTTTTAAGCACTGTCGTTTAAGCCAGTTCATCACATAAGCCTGACTCGAATCTCTGTTAATAAGTCCCAGACTGTGAGACATGTGGCCTAAATACCAACGTACACAGCTCTTTCTAAGCCACAGGACCAACCTCATTGCTCGGCTGGTACTGGAACACCCATGATCAGGTAAAAAGGGCAGTTATGTAAGACATAATCGTGTTTaggccccccccccaccctttcgCTTTCAACTGAATGACCCTAACCAGTCACGTAGCATGGGAACTGCACCTCACATGAACAGCGGGGACTTACGTGTATTATTTGTGCTTCAGTGGATGGCATGTCTGAAATGAAGGCCTTCTCCAGAAGTTCTTcctacagaaaaacacaaatcatgACGGGCATTAGACAAAGCCGCAAAGCTGAGCCACCATcttgaaatgaaatcacagcCATGCTAATCTAAACCTTTAATGTACATGTGTGATTTTCGAGGGAACAGCAACCGCACTCCTGCGTAACCTGTTGAAGGGAGTGAGGCAACTTGCCTTCCTGTCCTTAATGATAGGGGCAGGGTCCTTCAGAAGGTCCTGGGCTGCCAACATGGGCTTGCCTTGAGTCGGGGCTTCGCTTACGGTGGCTGTAGAGGGTGCTTTCTGCAATGCAGGTACGTAGACAACACACATGACACAGACGTCTTATGTAAATGCAAACCATACACCACGatgctgtgtcattgtgtcCTATCAGTCTGGAACTTTAATAGGCACTGTTGTAAGCACGGCTTTTATGTCTGTTATGTCAGAATGAACGAATGCCACAAAGGTCCTGGAAGGGGCAGCAGTTTGACTGCTCTGGATGATTACCTCCTCCCTTCCTTTGCACCACTTCCAAGTGCACCTGTTCATAGCTGGTATGAGTGGTTACGCTCATATGCCAACTACCACTCATCGCTCAGCACTTCcgtcacagttttttttctatctATCAGtctaaagcattttaaaagtctAATATTAATCTGTTACATATTGTGCCCTGTACATTTCCACTGATGTCTAAGTACTTACACTGAATATTATTTTCTCTAAGATGTTGTCGCCTTTTAATATTGGAGTATTAACCTATCAGCTCCACAAGTAAAATCGTTCTGTCAAtgttaaataatgcaattttgTCTGGTTTTGCAACTAATTCGTGCTGggtcaaaaaaattcaaacaacaGAGTAACTGGTCACTTGCAATGATATAACAGATGTGAAAATTAGCAGGTGTCAATTGTTTCAAAAATTTGAAAATCACTacttttatgtttaaaaagctcCAATATTCAGAACTGTATTCATAGACTGTAAATTTGTGCCCTCCAGGTATGAAAAGTCAAACACTGGACTATTCCATTACACCCTTAACCACTCCTGTATGCAGATGTAACCCTTACCTCCAGTTTGGGCACAGGGGGGATGACAGGTGGTTTAGGTGTGAGGTCTGTCAGGTACATGGCccgggacagcagcagcagggacgGGGGCACGTTCTCCTTAAGGTGCAAGTCcagccactgtgacagcaagAGAGGAAGCAACAGCAGGTCAGAATACTGGACAGCTCAGGACTGCAGCTGACATCGCCCCTGAGACCACAGGCCTTCTTGTGTGGTCCCTACTCCCTTTCACAGTCATGCTGCAATCttacatttcaaacatcaaACCGACTGTTACCCTGCTATGAACAGTGTTACTTTAATGTGACCGTGGGGTGAGGTGCACTCATGCCAGAAAGTCATGGAGTCAAAGGCCAAGGCTTTCATGCCAGGCCTACGTGATATGTGCCAGGAGAGGTACCTGTTGCAGCTGCTGCCGGAGCTGATCAGTGGTCAGACCCAGCGACCTCATGCCTCGGCTCCTGCAGGCAGCCTGGAGCTCCGACACGCTCATGGCGGCCACTCCCTCCTTGGTGATCATCtgtggacatgcacacacaatgggGTTAGGAAACTGCGAAAGACCCGAGTGGCATGTCCCCCAAAAACACTGGAAAGTTCAACTCTGAGTGTTCTTTGATCCATGTCAATGTTCTTGTCCCACTGAGACTTGAGTGGTACAAGTTACCGTGACTCTTGTACCACTCACTCGTTAGACACGGCATCACAAGCTGCCAGGAACTGGCACTGTTTAAGAAAGTGTTTCTTGTTGCTATGAACATAATCAGTCATGAGCAATAAACCGGAAAACCACATTCCTCAAATGTAGTAATGGTGATTTAAGGTAAACAGGTCTAAGAACTCTGGATTAATGAACAAACCTGCCATTTATGAAAGCGGTCAAGTCAAAAACGAGAACACCAAAGCTGAGAATTAGCATTTTCTTCTCcagcagccccacccccacttaCTTCATCATCCGCCTTGATGGTGcgaagctgcagcagcagctggaacCTCAGCAGGTTGTTGGTGCCAATGGGCTGCAGCTCCAGGAGCTTGCACAGAGCCACCAGCTGGGGGCGCTCCAGGTGCTCCAGCGTCAGCTCGTCCTCGAACAGCTTGGAGAACTGCACTATGTCTTTGGTGGTGGGCTGCTCACCTGTGTGGCGCAcctggaggggagagagggaacagacACGTATTTAGATACCCGCCCAGGAACACACCCACTGCTACCCATCCCACACAGAGGAGCTAACTCTTTAGATTCACGTCCCATAACTAACCAATACTAAAACATAGCCAATATTTATTAATAGTATTAATGacattattgatattattaagAAGAAGCCGCTGTGCAGTGCTTGCAATAAAGCAGATACTACTCATCCCTTACGCTCAAACATCTAGCTGACTTTTTGACATGTAACACTGCCCACAGTAATATCTTCTTTAAGGTAGGCAATACATGTtgataatgttttaataattgcTGGTATTTAATGATTAATGTTTAAGACATGGGACTCCAGCATGCTCCAACAGCTGCTATTCTGTCTGTTTTACACTAGAGGGCGTTTCACTTCATGGTTCTGTACTACAAAAACTATAACACTTTTCACATTTCTTCAGGAGTCTTAGGTATCAACACCTCACAAAACACATCAGACGGGATTGATAAAGATGGGTGATCAAGTTACCTAAGGAGAACTGGAATTTGGTAAGAGACTGAGCGACAGCCGAAAACAGCACATCCATAAATAGCCACCAAGTAAATTCAGGGGCAAAGCCATCGCCCTGTGGTGATTTATGGAAGTGCAGTTCAGAGGTCTGGTCCCGGCTCTTGAGCAAAAATTCCAGCTCATTTATCCAGCAGGACGAATGCATCATGCTGTTCTGTGAATCCTGTGTTCTCAGAGttactgacagacacagctgccTGACACTCAGATTGGCCGAAGCCGCACGCAACACCTCCTCCTTCAGTCTCAACACATACAGGATCGCAGTGAGCGGAGAACAACATGTCGGCGGCAGTGGAGCCACCCGCTCACCTTCTGCACATAGGTGGAGAACTTCTGGGTCTCGTCTCCGACCTGGGCCTTGTTCCTCCGGGCCATTTCGGCGATGGTCTCCTGTAGGAACTTGGCCAGCTCCAGTTTGGCTGCCAGTCCcttcttctgcttctcctcctgtgaggggtgggggtgggggtggggtgttaaGGAACCAATGAGCAACCCACCTAACACAGACACCCCCTCCAAAAACCACACCTACTCTTACAGCTGCAGAGCATGCTCATCTCCCAAGGGCCTGGCATCTTCACAGCTAGAGTGTTTCATTTTATGTGGCCTTGCTACAAACAACAATAGTTAACGTCCCCCATATTCCACGCTCTGCCAGGTCACCGAAAAACTTCTAGTTGCATCCATACTGTTACACCCAAAGGGACACACTGCCCACCATCTCCTCACTTCCATTATTGTAATGGACCTCTAAGCAATACTGCTTGCATTGGTCAATATACTGCAAGTCCAGAAATGTCTGCAAACACTGTAAATTCTACTTAAACAATTTAACTGAATGCTGGAAGAGCTGTTATGTTAAATACTGCAGAGTGACACTAGCAGAGGTGccaattaatattttaattaccAAGTGCTACGGCTGGAAGTTAGTTAGCAAGAGGAATTCTAAATTCATCTTTATAGA belongs to Megalops cyprinoides isolate fMegCyp1 chromosome 5, fMegCyp1.pri, whole genome shotgun sequence and includes:
- the LOC118777905 gene encoding LETM1 domain-containing protein LETM2, mitochondrial-like, whose amino-acid sequence is MAVFSSQVLFAVARSRGSYLLTKRHSYVTLPRTACIRYHLEHPGRNALHARSSRSTHPHCALGRVRAVCVPVRPLHTSCTWLQEAKEKTDEGDSSPAAEAASDSPAPTPVSPPGPTPAPKAAEKALARKTLGQRVVEELKHYYHGFRLLGIDTKIAGRMVWGLLHGQQLTRRERRRLMRTCADLFRLVPFTVFIIVPFMEFLLPVFLKLFPEMLPSTFETESKKEEKQKKGLAAKLELAKFLQETIAEMARRNKAQVGDETQKFSTYVQKVRHTGEQPTTKDIVQFSKLFEDELTLEHLERPQLVALCKLLELQPIGTNNLLRFQLLLQLRTIKADDEMITKEGVAAMSVSELQAACRSRGMRSLGLTTDQLRQQLQQWLDLHLKENVPPSLLLLSRAMYLTDLTPKPPVIPPVPKLEKAPSTATVSEAPTQGKPMLAAQDLLKDPAPIIKDRKEELLEKAFISDMPSTEAQIIHAKNAEMAHAAKKMSANGM